Part of the Mangifera indica cultivar Alphonso chromosome 4, CATAS_Mindica_2.1, whole genome shotgun sequence genome, ttttatttttctttttaaaatataaaggataGGTTAAACTTAgggggaaaaaaacaaaactctcatgtgatttgatgattcTTTTCATCTTATATAATGGTtgaaattcaagtttaaatctcattaaaaaaaaaattgcattttttttctaCTAACGTCAATAACTAGGTTTAACCAAGTAATCACGGTCCAATTTAATGCAATaactataataatattactactaatcgtttttattatatatagcAAGTGATGGTTTGATCAGAATACATCGTCGGTGTGATTCCTTCAAAACAAATTATGAAgagaaaatagtgaaatttaaaaggttatatttttttttttttaaataagattaaaatgcAACAACGtgtaatataaatgtttaatacgagtttaatatgacaaatatataaaatatgtattttatatgtttaaaatttaaagatagaTTGAACATGTTTAAATTGGTATAATATGACAAGCATATATAATTCACATATAATACACGAATTTACTATCAAAAGGTTTTTTATACGaaattttggtttatatatttaattggtgAAAAAAAAAGCTTTAAGGCCAAACTTTGGATCGGAAAATGTCAGTCACTCTTTCGgtaaaaggaaaatttgatATAAGTCATCTATAACGTTAGTACGAAACTTGGCAAAACTATTttctaaaggccaaaggacttattcatCTCAAGTTTTGAcgtgttttgaaatttgatgtgttttgatagtcatatttatcaaatttaaaaaatttaaaattttatttatagattaattatcattaaaattttatgttagagaTAAGGTAAAAtcgtaatttaattaataatattaaaaaaatataaaattcgtTACATTTcacttctaagttttaaaactaataattttatctttctctaaagttttttaatattgaaaagtCACAATTCCCTCCCCCCCacaaacctaaggtttttttctttattcctcCAACCACTATCTTCGACACCGATGAGCTTTTCTTTCCACCATAAAACATTAATTGATATATGACAGGACATGATGACCTCCCCTCTCTAGATATTTATTTCTTCGTCGAGACAAAAAGACCAATCTCTTCTTTGgagataaagagagaaaaaaacatcGACCAATGTTTTAGGGAGGATAGGCGAGGTCGTTGGTGTCGAAGATGGTGACCaaagggaagaagaaaaaaacctaagtttggggggaaaatatgatttttcaaaatcagaaaactttaagtaggggtaaaatagttagtttttaaaactttagagggaaaatgtaatgaatgaatttttattttgtaatattattagtaaaatgataattttaccctcatctttaacagaaaattttaaccccGATTGGCTCAGGGGTgtaattttaggtttttcaaatccCATAGGTGTGAAAAGACACATCAAAACTTGGGGGTGATACAGTACTTTGGCCATTTCTTCTAAATTTCACAGTGTAATTGCAAGCACCCATGATTTATATGCGGAAGTGGATGCTCACAAAAGGCCAAATACGAAGAAACAACGTAAGCGCTCCCCTCTGTAAGTTCGAAAGTTCCATTGTTGAGACTTGAGAGTTGAGAGTATTAACCATCCACAGACTTCATTTTACCTTCTGGGTTCTTTTGATTATTCCTCAAACCTGTTTGTTTCTGAGAGATCTTAATCTACTGTCtatgtttaagaaaaaaattgtatattttctattatttcctgtttaaaatagtttaatattgTTACATTCGagtaattcttttttaattataatgcagTTTTTTTGTATTTGGGGGCTTCAAAATAGTAGAGGTTTTGTTGGAGTAGTAGAGAAAAGCGCGGTTTAGCACATGTTCGACGAAATGTCTCgatgaagaaattgaaatgCACCCAATAATTTGAAAGACAAGTTTGTGTGGCAGCGAAGCGGATCACAATGAGTGTTGTATGGCCAAGGCTTCTAACTCCTAATAACCTTTCTCAGATCATAAAAAAGCAGAAAAATCCACTGACAGCTCTCAGAATTTTTAATGAAGCTCTAGAGAGATGCCCCAGTTATCGACACAATGGTCCGGTTTATGCTACAATGATTGGCATTCTTGCAAGTTCGAATCGAATCATGGAAATGAAAGAAGTTATTAATCAGATGAGAGAGGATTCTTGTGAGTGTAAGGATAATGTTTTTGCCACTGCTATACAGACTTATGCAAGTGCTGGATTATTGAATGAAGCTGTTGCGCTTTTTAAGAACCTTTCACAATTCAATTGTGTGAATTGGACAGAGTCTTTTAATACCCTTTTGAGGGTAATGGTGAAAGAGTCCAAGCTTGAAGACGTTCATCAAATATTCTTGGAGAGTTGTTATGGATGGGAAGTGAAGTCTCGAGTTCAGTCGCTGAATTTGCTAATGGATGTATTATGTCAACGTAAACGGTCTGATCTTGCATTGCAAATTTTTCAGGAGATGGATTATCAGGGTTGTTATCCCGATAGGGAAAGTTATCGTATCTTAATGAGGGGTTTGTGTGGTGATGAGAGACTTCATGAGGCAAAGCACTTGTTGTATTCTATGTTTTGGAGAATCTCTCAGAAGGGTAGTGGTGAGGATATTGTGGTGtataggatttttttatttgctttatgTGATAACGGGAAAGTTCAAGAGGCAATTGAGATTCTTGAAAAGATCTTAAGGAAGGGGCTTAAGTCTCCTAAGAGTTGTCGCCATCGTATGGATCTTAGTCCATGTAATACTGGTGAAGATATAGAAAGGACTAAGTGTTTGATTAGTGAAGCTTTGATCAGAGGAAGTATTCCCAGTTTGCGTAGTTACAGTGCAATGGCTGTTGATCTATATAAAGAAGGTAGGATTGGTGAGGGTAATAAACTGCTTGATGAGATGCGAACTAAAGGCTTTTGGCCATCACTGGTGATTTATGAAGCAAAATTGGCAGCTTTGTGTAAAGAAGGCATGGTTAATGAAGCAGTTAAGGTGGTTGAGGAGGAAATGGTGAAAGGAACTTCATTGCCCACTGTTAAAGTGTATAATATCTTATTGAAAGGCCTATGTGATGCAGGGAATTCAAGAGTTGCGGTTGGCTATTTGAACAAGATGGCTAAACAGGTTGGCTGTGTTGCTAACGAGGAAACTTATGGCATTTTAGTGGATGGGTTGTGTAGAGATGGTAATTTTATTGAAGCAAATAAGATTTTGGAGAAGATGCTGATTAAATCTTATTGGCCTTCTCTTCACATTTACAATGTGCTTATAAAAGGTCTTTGCTCTGTAGGCAGGCAATATGAAGCAATGATGTGGTTGGAGGAGATGATCAGCCAGGGGAAGCTGCCAGAGCCTTCTGTTTGGAGCTGCTTGGCAGCATCTGTATGCTGCGATATGGCTGACATGAACGTTTGCTATAAGACCTTTGAGCAGCTAAGTGGTGGTGATACAAATGCTGTTTAAGCCTCATCTAACTGAGGGGATAGAAGGTAACTGAAACACCTTTTGTAGGATCTGCCTATCTATATACAGGGTTCTAGAAGTTCTGCCTTTCAACCATGTGAATGAATCAACAAGTTAAAGTCTTCAAGATTGAGCAAaagcttttcttttttgagatGGATGGAAAACATTTTTGGGCATAAATCAGATTAACTGAAAAAACAGATTTCATTGATCTGGAATGTGCAGTGGCTAGAGGATA contains:
- the LOC123214411 gene encoding pentatricopeptide repeat-containing protein At1g05600 isoform X1, with translation MSVVWPRLLTPNNLSQIIKKQKNPLTALRIFNEALERCPSYRHNGPVYATMIGILASSNRIMEMKEVINQMREDSCECKDNVFATAIQTYASAGLLNEAVALFKNLSQFNCVNWTESFNTLLRVMVKESKLEDVHQIFLESCYGWEVKSRVQSLNLLMDVLCQRKRSDLALQIFQEMDYQGCYPDRESYRILMRGLCGDERLHEAKHLLYSMFWRISQKGSGEDIVVYRIFLFALCDNGKVQEAIEILEKILRKGLKSPKSCRHRMDLSPCNTGEDIERTKCLISEALIRGSIPSLRSYSAMAVDLYKEGRIGEGNKLLDEMRTKGFWPSLVIYEAKLAALCKEGMVNEAVKVVEEEMVKGTSLPTVKVYNILLKGLCDAGNSRVAVGYLNKMAKQVGCVANEETYGILVDGLCRDGNFIEANKILEKMLIKSYWPSLHIYNVLIKGLCSVGRQYEAMMWLEEMISQGKLPEPSVWSCLAASVCCDMADMNVCYKTFEQLSGGDTNAV
- the LOC123214411 gene encoding pentatricopeptide repeat-containing protein At1g05600 isoform X2, whose protein sequence is MSVVWPRLLTPNNLSQIIKKQKNPLTALRIFNEALERCPSYRHNGPVYATMIGILASSNRIMEMKEVINQMREDSCECKDNVFATAIQTYASAGLLNEAVALFKNLSQFNCVNWTESFNTLLRVMVKESKLEDVHQIFLESCYGWEVKSRVQSLNLLMDVLCQRKRSDLALQIFQEMDYQGCYPDRESYRILMRGLCGDERLHEAKHLLYSMFWRISQKGSGEDIVVYRIFLFALCDNGKVQEAIEILEKILRKGLKSPKSCRHRMDLSPCNTGEDIERTKCLISEALIRGSIPSLRSYSAMAVDLYKEGRIGEGNKLLDEMRTKGFWPSLVIYEAKLAALCKEGMVNEAVKVVEEEMVKGTSLPTVKVYNILLKGLCDAGNSRVAVGYLNKMAKQVGCVANEETYGILVDGLCRDGRQYEAMMWLEEMISQGKLPEPSVWSCLAASVCCDMADMNVCYKTFEQLSGGDTNAV